A region from the Lutra lutra chromosome 1, mLutLut1.2, whole genome shotgun sequence genome encodes:
- the LOC125109487 gene encoding LOW QUALITY PROTEIN: lupus La protein homolog (The sequence of the model RefSeq protein was modified relative to this genomic sequence to represent the inferred CDS: deleted 1 base in 1 codon): MAENGDNEKMAALEAKICHQIEHYFGDFNLPRDKFLKEQIKLDEGWVPLEIMIKFNRLNRLTTDFNVIVEALSKSKAELMEISEDKTKIRRSPSKPLPEVTDEYKNNVKNRSVYIKGFPTDATLDDIKEWLEDKGQVLNIQMRRTLHRAFKGSIFAVFDSIESAKKFVDTPGQKYKDTDLLILFKEDYFAKKNEERKQNKVEAKLRAKQEQEEKQKLAENAEMKSLEEKIGCLLKFSGDLDDQTCREDLHILFSSHGEIKWIDFVRGAKEGIILFKEKAKEALDKAKDANNGNLQLRNKDVTWEVLEGDVEKEALKKIIEDQQESLNKWKSKGRRFKGKGKGNKAAQTGSAKGKVQFQGKKTKFDSDDEHDQNGASGPVKRAREETDKEEPTPKQQKTENGAGDQ; the protein is encoded by the exons ATGGCTGAAAATGGTGATAATGAAAAAATGGCTGCTCTCGAGGCCAAAATCTGTCATCAAATTGAGCATTATTTTGGTGACTTCAATTTGCCACGagacaaatttttaaaggaacagatCAAACTGGATGAAGGCTGGGTCCCTTTGGAGATAATGATAAAGTTCAATAGGTTAAACCGTCTAACAACAGACTTTAATGTGATAGTGGAAGCACTGAGTAAATCAAAAGCTGAACTCATGGAAATAAGTGAAGATAAAACTAAAATCAGAAGATCTCCAAGCAAACCCCTCCCTGAAGTGACTGATGAATATAAGAATAATGTAAAAAACAGATCTGTTTATATTAAAGGGTTCCCAACTGATGCAACCCTTGATGATATAAAAGAATGGTTAGAAGATAAAGGTCAAGTACTAAATATTCAGATGAGAAGAACATTACACAGAGCATTTAAGGGATCAATTTTTGCTGTGTTTGATAGTATTGAATCTGCTAAGAAGTTTGTTGATACCCCTGGCCAGAAGTATAAAGACACAGACCTGCTAATACTTTTCAAGGAAgattattttgca aaaaaaaatgaagaaagaaagcaaaataaagtggAAGCTAAATTACGAGCTAAACAagagcaagaagaaaaacaaaagttagcAGAAAATGCTGAAATGAAATCTCTAGAAGAAAAGATTGGCTGCTTGCTGAAATTTTCAGGAGACTTAGATGATCAGACCTGTAGAGAAGATTTGCACATCCTTTTCTCAAGTCATGGTGAAATAAAATGGATAGACTTTGTGAGGGGAGCAAAAGAGGggataattctttttaaagaaaaagctaagGAAGCACTGGATAAAGCCAAAGATGCAAATAATGGTAACCTACAATTAAGGAACAAAGACGTGACGTGGGAAGTACTAGAAGGAGATGTGGAAAAGgaagcactgaaaaaaatcatagaagatcaacaagagtctctaaacaaatggaaatcaaaaggtcgcagatttaaaggaaaaggaaagggaaataaagctGCCCAGACTGGGTCTGCTAAAGGAAAAGTACAGTTTCAGGGCAAGAAAACTAAATTtgatagtgatgatgaacatgATCAAAATGGTGCATCTGGACCAgtaaaaagagcaagagaagaaacagacaaagaagAACCTAcaccaaaacaacagaaaacagaaaatggtgCTGGAGACCAGTAG